A stretch of Myroides oncorhynchi DNA encodes these proteins:
- a CDS encoding NAD(P)/FAD-dependent oxidoreductase: MPQELQLQVLPDVAATADLLTQYVANQLKCSTSDIKHITILKRSIDARQRSVKVNLKVEIFFADEDVVHRQIHFPEYKNVKDAQRVIVVGAGPAGYFAALQLIELGVKPIVIERGKDVRGRRRDLKAINIDHIVDPDSNYCFGEGGAGTYSDGKLYTRSKKRGDVNRILELLVAFGASQDILVEAHPHIGTNKLPKIMQDMREKIEEFGGEVLFEKRVVDFVIKSSEINGVILHNGDVIEAKKVILATGHSARDIYELLDRKNVFIEAKPFALGVRAEHPQALIDKIQYSCDYRGEFLPPAPYSIVKQVNGRGMYSFCMCPGGVIAPCATAPGEVVTNGWSPSKRDQVTANSGIVVELRLEDFKPFEKFGALAGMEFQKAIEQKAFLLAGETQRVPAQRMVDFSQSKVSESIPKTSYLPGTTSVELGQVFPGFLTQIMREGFQEFGKSMKGYFTNEAILHAPESRTSSPVRIPREDYTLVHPQIKGLYPCGEGAGYAGGIISAAIDGEKCAIMCVESMQ, translated from the coding sequence ATGCCACAAGAATTACAATTACAAGTTCTTCCAGATGTTGCAGCTACGGCTGATTTATTGACACAGTATGTCGCTAACCAATTAAAATGTTCGACTTCAGACATTAAACACATTACTATCCTTAAGCGATCTATCGATGCGAGACAACGCAGTGTAAAGGTCAACCTAAAGGTAGAAATATTCTTCGCAGACGAAGATGTCGTACACAGACAAATCCACTTTCCCGAGTATAAAAACGTAAAAGACGCTCAGCGTGTTATCGTAGTAGGAGCAGGACCAGCAGGTTATTTTGCAGCCTTGCAGTTAATCGAGCTTGGCGTAAAACCAATTGTTATTGAAAGAGGAAAAGATGTACGTGGACGTCGTCGTGATTTAAAAGCGATCAATATAGACCATATCGTAGATCCAGATTCGAACTACTGTTTCGGAGAAGGAGGAGCAGGTACCTACTCAGATGGAAAGCTATACACTCGTTCTAAAAAGCGTGGTGATGTCAACCGTATTTTAGAACTATTAGTTGCTTTTGGCGCATCACAAGATATCTTAGTAGAAGCACACCCACATATCGGAACCAATAAACTGCCAAAGATTATGCAGGATATGCGTGAGAAGATTGAGGAGTTCGGAGGAGAGGTATTATTTGAGAAACGTGTAGTTGACTTTGTGATCAAAAGCAGTGAAATAAACGGAGTAATCTTACACAACGGCGATGTGATCGAAGCGAAGAAAGTCATCTTAGCGACGGGACACTCAGCACGTGATATATACGAGTTATTAGACCGCAAGAATGTATTTATCGAAGCAAAGCCATTTGCCTTAGGAGTACGTGCAGAGCACCCACAAGCCTTGATTGATAAGATACAGTACTCTTGTGACTACAGAGGAGAGTTTTTACCTCCTGCGCCTTATTCTATCGTGAAGCAGGTGAATGGACGTGGAATGTACTCGTTCTGTATGTGCCCGGGAGGAGTTATTGCGCCGTGTGCCACTGCCCCAGGCGAAGTAGTAACTAATGGATGGTCACCGTCTAAACGGGACCAAGTGACAGCCAATTCAGGTATCGTAGTAGAGTTGCGTTTAGAAGACTTTAAGCCATTTGAGAAGTTCGGTGCCTTAGCAGGTATGGAGTTCCAAAAGGCAATAGAGCAAAAGGCATTTTTATTAGCAGGAGAGACACAGCGTGTACCTGCACAGCGTATGGTAGATTTCTCTCAGTCTAAGGTATCTGAGTCTATCCCTAAGACATCTTACTTACCAGGTACAACGTCTGTAGAGTTAGGACAGGTATTCCCAGGTTTCTTAACGCAAATTATGAGAGAAGGCTTCCAAGAGTTTGGCAAGTCAATGAAAGGGTATTTTACGAATGAGGCTATTTTACACGCCCCAGAAAGTAGAACTTCATCTCCAGTTCGTATCCCTCGTGAGGACTATACTTTAGTACACCCACAGATCAAAGGGTTATATCCATGTGGAGAAGGGGCAGGCTATGCAGGTGGTATTATCTCTGCCGCTATAGACGGTGAGAAATGCGCTATTATGTGTGTGGAAAGCATGCAGTAA